The genomic region CTGTACGACGCACGCCCGAATGACCATACTCAAGCCGATTCCATGCGCGTCTGATTCCGGCAAGGGCTAAGGGGCAAGGCCGGAATGACCTAGTGACCGGACGTGTTGCGCCGCCCTCCCGGGGCGGCTTTCTTTTGCGCGGCGAAATGCGCGGATCACGCCGATCGCGCGAGCCGTGCGGAACGTGCGCTCAGGCGCCGGCGGCGGGACGCACGGGCAACGCCGTCGAATACTTGATCTGTTCCATCGCGAAGCTCGAACTGACGTCGTAGAGCGGCACCGCGCGAATGAGTTGCTTGTAGACGCGGTCGTAATCGTCGATGTCCGAGACCACCACGCGCAGCAGATAGTCGGTCTCGCCGCTCATCCGGTACACCTCGACCACTTCGGGAATATCGCGCACCGCGCGCGTGAATTCGTCCGCCCAGCTCTGCGTGTGCTGATTGGTGCGGACCGCGACGAAGACCGTCGTGCCGACGCCCAGCTTCTTCGGATCGCACAGCGCCACCTGCGCGCGAATCACGCCCGTCTCCTTCAGCCGCTGCACGCGCTTCCAGCATGGCGTCTGCGACAGATTCACGCGCGAAGCGAGTTCGGCGATCGGCATCGTCACGTCGCTCTGCAACAGTTCGAGCAGCTTGCGGTCGATGAGGTCCATTCCCATACTGCACCCCCGATAGGAAATTATTCTCTTTTTAGATATTCGAGCGAAATTATATGGAAACCAATTCTGGATGCAAGCCGGTATAAATCCATGATCGATCAACGAACCCGCGTACATTCCGATGAAGCTCGAACCGCTTGTCCGTCCGACGCGCCGGCAGCCGCCAGCCAGCGCCGCGCCCGGCGCTTTCGCCACCGAACGCCCGGCGCTTTCGCGCCTGTGCCACGACATCGACGCCGCGCTCGATGCCGCCGAAGACGACCGCGCCTCCTTTGGCATTCGCCTGCACGCGGCGCTGCGGCGCGCGATCGCCGATCCTGAACTGCTGCGCCCGGATGAGCGCGCGGGCAGCCCGCACGGTTACTGCCGCCATCTGCTCGCCGCCGACCCGCTCGGCCGCTACGCCATCGCAGCGCTCGTCTGGGAGCCGGGACAGGCAAGCCCGGTCCACGGCCATCGAACGTGGTGCGGCTATGCCGTTATCGACGGCACGCTCGCGGAAACGCTCTATCGCTGGGACGCCGACGCGCAGTGCGCGGTGCACACGCGCCATCGTGTGCGCGAAACGGGCGCCGTCTCGTATGTCGATGCGGGACGCGCCGCCATTCATCGGCTCGGCAATCCGGCCGATGCCCGCACGCGCGCCGTGTCGATCCACGTCTACGGCGTCGCGGGCGAACACATCGCCACGCACGTCAACGATCTGCTCGCCGCCTGACGGCTGAACGCCCCGCGCTTTAGCCCTTGCCCGGCTCGGGCGCCATCGGGATTTGCGGCGGAATCGGCACCGAAAGGTCCGTCGCGGGCGGCGCGGGCCGCGGCTCGTGCGATAGGTCCACCGCGTGCGGCGACGCGTCCTCGTTCGCGAGCGGCGGCTCTTCGGCAACCCAGATGCGCTTGGCTCTCGCCGCTTCTTCGCCGTAGCCGCCATTACCGCCGGCGTCCGCGCGGCGCGACATCTGAACCTGCATCTGCGGCACGGGAATGTCGAGGCCCGCTTCGTCCATCTTGCGCTTGATGCCTAGATTGAACGCCCGCGCGACGCTCCATTGCTGTAGCGGCCGCGTCTTGATCTGCCCTTTCACGACCATCCAGTTCGGATCGAAACGATCCAGTCCCCACACTTCGACCGGACCCAGCATTTCTCGCCGGTAGCGCAAGTCGTCCATCAGGTCCGCGCCGACCTCGCTGATCATTTCGGTCACTTGCTCGACATCCGCCGAGAACGGCACGCGCACCTCGAACACCGCGTAGGCGAAATCGCGCGACAGATTCTTCACTGTCTTGATTTGCGAGAACGGAATGGCATGGATCGCGCCCTGGCCGTCGCGCAGGCGCACGGTGCGTATCGTCAGGCTTTCGACGATGCCCGCGTGCCCGCCTTCCACTTCGATCGAATCGCCGACGGAAATAGTGTCCTCGATGATGATGAAAAGCCCGGTGATCAGGTCCGCGACGAGCGATTGCGCGCCGAAGCCGACCGCAAGCCCGATCACGCCCGCGCCGGCGAGCAGCGGCGTCACGTTCAGGCCGAGATTCGCCGCCGTGACGATCGCCGCGACGAGAAGCAGCACGACGAACACGACGTTGCGCACGAGCGGCAGCATCGTGCGCGCGCGCATGCTCGGCCCGCGCCCGCCGCGCCGCGCGGAATCGGGCTTGAGCGTCTCCTGAATGCCGGTGTCGATCAGAATCCAGATCAGCCATACGACGAAGAACGTCAGCACGATCATCGCGACCGCGTGCGTGATGCCGCGCGCCGCGACGCTGCGCTCGGCCATGTCCGCGAGCGAAAAGCCCCAGAAGCGCGACGACAGTTCGAGAAACGCGAGCCATACGCCGACCACGATCATCGTGCCGACGAACTTGACGAGCCGCCGCACATACGCCGACTGGCGGCGCGGCTTGCGCGACTTCGGCCGCGTGATGCGCATCACGATGGCCGACAGAAAGAACGCGACGACGAGCAAACCCGCCGTTGCGATCGCCATTTGCAGCACATTCTCCGACGTGCCGATGCCCGCGAGCGTCGCCACCACGGACGCCGACGCGAGCAGAAGCAGCGGCAACTGCCAGAGCGACGCGACGACGTCGAACGTCTCGGTCGCCGCCTTGCGCGTGTTGCGCTGCTCGTAGGTGCGGCTGCGGATCAGATGCGCGACCGGCCGCTGGAACGCGAGCGCGAAGTACGCCGTGAGCGCCGCCGCGCCCATGTTCGCGCACGTCGAGATGAGCGCCGAAAGATTGGTGCCGAGCTGCTGCGCGACGTCGTAGTTGGCGGCGGCATCGCCGAGCGCCCCGAGCGTGCCGATCGCGAAAAGCAGCCGCCGCGCGCGCACGATCAGCAGGTTCACCGCGACGCGCCGGTGCGCCGAGCCGAACAGCGAAAACATGATGAGGCAGATGGCCGAGAACACCGCGCCCGCGACGATCGCGTAGGCGGTGACCATCGCGAGCGTGCGGCCGAGCGACTGCGGCATCATGTGCGCGAAGGTCAGCGCGGCGAGAAACGCGAAAAGGTATGGCGCGACGCGGCGCATCGTGAAGAGCAGCAGCTCGCGCGTCGTCGGATTCGAGTGCAGGCCCGCGTCGATGCCGTAGCGTTTCTGAATGCGCCGCTGCAACGCGACCAGCACGAACGCGCACGCGCCCCAGCCGGCGAGCATCGCGAAATAGTTGAAGACCGTGCGGCCGAACGGCTCGCGGCTCTGGCTCGTGACGATGGTGAAAAGCTCGTTGCCCGCCGCGTTGAAGCGCCCGCTCCAGTACGCGATCGGCGTCTTGCCGCGCTTCACGTCGGCTTCGATGCTGGTGAGCGCGGAGGCGATCGCGCCGAGCAAGCCCGCGTTCTGCGCGATGCTCGCGACCACCGACGAAGCCGCCGACATCACCGGCGCGCTCGCGCCGTCGGCTTGCGCCGCGGGTTGCGCGGCGTCGGCGGGCGATGCGGCGCCCGCGGATTGCGCCGCGCGCTTGGCGTCGCGCAGCTTCTTCAACTGCGACAGCAGCGCCGTGCGCTGGCGATCGCTGTCGAGCGTCGCGATCACGTTGTCGAGCGAGCGCAGCATGTCGGCGTCCGAGACAACGGGCGCGGAGGCGCTCGAAGCCGCATCCGCCGACGATGCCGGCGCCGGCGCGGGCGGCGCGATCAGTTCCTGGAACGACGGCAGATCGAGCGCGGGCGCGGCTTGCGCAGCGAAAATCGACGGCGGGAAGAATGAGAAAAGCGCGGCGAGAAGGAGCGTCGTCAGGAACGATATCGCATGGATTCCGGGGATGCCCGCCCGTGCGCGCCATCGCGCGAGAGCGCAGGTCCGGGATATCGCGACGAACGCCAGCGCGCCGCGATGCGCGAGCTTGCGTGGTTTCATAACGGTCTCGATTTCCGAAAGACCGCCAGTTTAGCGGCTGCCCCACGCGCGCCGGGCAACGCGGACGTAACGGAATGTTAAGTGCGGCTTATTTGTCCATGTCGCTGCGCGGGTCGGGAGAATCCGAGGAAGCAGCGCTGGAAGAAGCGCCGGAAGCAGCCCCGGATGCCTGCGCCTGCGATGCGCCGCGCTCCTTCGACCAGTCCTGCAGCTTGCGGCCCGCGCTTTGCAGGCCCGCGCCCGTCGCGCTCGCGGCGTTGTCGATCGCCGCATTCGTTGCGCTCGCCGCGCCCTCGAGATTCGCGCGCGCCGACGCCGCGACGCCGCTCGCGGAAATAGCGGGCATCGATCCCGCGCCGTCGAGATTCTGCTGCGCCGACTGTTTCGCGGCATCGACCTTCTGGCCGACGTAACTCGCGGCCTGATCGAACTTCTGGGTGGTCTGACTTGCGAGGTTGTTCAGCGCGCCCGCTGCCTGGCCTGCATCCGCGTCGTGCTTTTCGCATGCGGCGAGCACGCCGAGCGCTACGAGCGCGATTGCGATCCGGGTAATGGGCGTCATGGGTGTCATCGGTGTCATCTTCATGGTGCTGCCTCCTGCGCGATGCGTGCGCTTCCGCGCGTCTTGAAAAAGCGCGCCCATGATACGCCGTCTGCCGGCGCCCAAGAAACGAAAGCTTGCATGGGAGGGGAACTGCCGACAGCGCAACCGGACGATTTCGCCGACTGCATTCAACAACGGCATCGTTCACATTTAGGAGACTTCTGGTTCTGGCGAGCGGCCCGTGCGCTTATATTCGCCCGCAGTTCCGCCCTCCTCTCGTATCTTTCGCCATGCTCCTCATGAATTTCGCCATCGCCCTCGTCGCAGGCCTGATGTTGTTCGAGCCGTTTACGCGCGCGCCGGTCTCCCGCTTCACCACTCACCGGATGCGCCGCATGCTTGCGAAGCGCTCGTACTATCAGGCCGGAGGCGCTTTCTTCGCGGCGCTGGTCGTGGGAACGAGTCAGCCCGCGCCGGAACGTATTTCCCCACTGTTCGTTCTTGGCGTCGCGCTTGTGCTCCTGCTCGCGAGCCTCTACTGGATCGTGCGCGGCAAGCTGCTGCTGAGACAGCGCCGCGTGTTCACCGAACTGCACTAAAAATCGTTGTTCTCGGCGCGACTGGCGCCGCGCTCTCGTGCGCGGCGTTTTCGAAGATCTCGCCGCTTTCCTGATCGCTGACCAATCCCTCGGCGCAGGCGAAAAAAAAGGCGCTACGTTTCCGTAGCGCCTTAAAAGTTCTAGCCATTCCGAGGGCCGTGCTAGAACCTGAGAGCCTGTGATTCCAAAGCGCGGAGCGGGAAGCGGACGCGCACATCGTCCCGCCGTTTCAAAATCGGATTCCATTTTTTCCGGGATCGCTGCCCAAGTCAAGCAAAATTTCTGCGTCCGGGCATCTGCCCGGATCGTCTGTTGCGAACACGACGCAACGGAAAGCGTCATCGGCCTTACCGCTTATCATCGGGGCTTGCATCGTTTGCAAACTTCATCATCGCTCAATCGACGCGAGCCAACCCCGCATTCGAAACAACGTTTCAAAAATCAAATGCATCCGATGAGCAAGCCGTCGCCGGGCCGCGACAAGACAAAGGAGAAGGAAGGCGACGAAGTCACCGCGCTCGCGCGCGGACTCGACGTCCTGCGCCGCATCGCCGCCGCCGATGCGCCCGTCAGCAATCGCGAACTGACGGACTGGACGGGCATCCCCAAGCCGACCGTTTCGCGCATCACGGCGACGCTCGTCGGCGCGGGATTGCTGCTGCGCCTCCCCGATAGCGAGCGCTTCGTGCTGACGGCGTCCGTGCTGGAACTGAGCAACGGATTCCTGCGCAATTTCGACATCCGCGCGCGAGCCAGGCCGTTCTTGATCGCGCTTGCCGAGCAGACCGGCCTCAGCGTGCATCTCGCCGTGCGCGACCGGCTGGAGATGGTCGTGATCGACGCGATCCGGCCGCGCTCCGCCGTCCTCGTTTCGCGCATGGAAGTCGGCGGCAGGATGGACCTGAGCCGCACGGCTATCGGGCGCGCTTATCTCTCGGTGCTGTCGGAGGCGGACCGGCAGGCGCTGATCGGCAGCCTTCAAACCGCCACCGGCGACGACTGGCCGGCCATCGCGGGCGGCTTGCAGCGCAGCCTCGACGATGCACGCCGCCAGGGTTTCGCGATATCGCTCGGCGAATGGCATAACGGATTGAACGCCGTCGCGGCAGGCTTCGTCGGGCCATCCGAGGAACGCTACTCGGTCAACTGCGGCGGCGCCGCGCATCAGTGCCCGCAGGAAACGCTGGTGTCGACGGTCGCGCCGGCACTGCTCGAATGCGTCGAGCACATCGCGCGCGAGATCGGAGGCACGCCTGCCGCCGCCACGTCCTCACGCAAGACCAAGTAGACTTACGCGCTGGCCGCCGCGCCGCGCGTAGTTGGCATACGCCTGGCTTGCGCGGCATGTAACACTGGTAATCAACCGAAAGAATGCCCGGTGGACGGGCATCCGCGCGGGACGTAGCATCATGCTTCGCGCGCACCGGGGCCGCGCCGGGACTTCTGGCCGAGGCTCTTGCAGCCTGCTTCCTGATTCTTCGGGCAACCGCCCGCCGCCGCTTTCCCGGCCCCCGCCCCGACCGCATCGCAGCGATGCCGCCCATCCGCGCTCCGTACTACAGACTTGGAATCACCCAGCCACCGAACGATGGACGACCAAAAGAATCCTCCCGCCGCGCCGCGCCCGACGCCCGCCCGTCCTGCCGACCCAGCCGCTCCCGTCGATCCCGCTCCGCCCGTTACGGCCGCGCCGCCGCGCCGTCGCCGGATCGTGCCGCTCGTCGTGGCAATATTGATCGTCGCGGGCGCGCTCGCGTGGTGGCATCCGTGGAATCGGGGCGCCACGTCGGGACAGCCGCAGGAAGCGCGTCAGGGCGCGCGGCGCGGCGGCGCGAATCCGATGAACCAGCCGCAGCCGGTGCACGTCGCGACGGTCTCGCAAGGCGAAATGCCCGTCGTCATCAATGCGCTCGGCACCGTCACGCCGCTCGCCAACGTCACGGTGAAGACGCAACTGAACGGCACGCTGATGGACGTCGCGTTCAGGGAAGGCCAGATGGTCAAGAAAGGCGATCTGCTCGCGCAGATCGATCCGCGTCCCTATAAAATCTCGCTGCGCAACGCCGAAGGCACGCTCGCGCGCGACCAGGCGCTGCTGCAGACCGCGCGTCTCGATTTGCAGCGCTATCAGACGCTGCTCGCGCAGGATTCCATCGCGAAGCAGCAGGTGGACACGCAGGCATCGCTCGTCAAGCAGTACGAAGGCGCGGTGAAATCGGACCAGGCCAATGTGGATACCTACAAGCTCGATCTCGCCTACGCGCGCATCACCGCGCCGGTGTCGGGCCGCGTGGGTCTGCGTCAGGTCGATCCGGGCAACTACGTGACCACCGGCGACACGAACGGCGTCGTCGTCATCACGCAGCTTCAGCCGATCAGCGTCATCTTCACGACCTCCGAGGACAACCTCGCCGCCATCATGAAGCCGCTGCACGCGGGCACGAAGATGTCGGTCACGGCCTACGACCGCGCGAACACCACTGCGCTCGAAGCGGGTTATCTCGAGACCGTGGACAACCAGATCGACACCGCCACCGGCACGGTCAAGCTGCGCGCCACCTTCGAAAACAAGGGCAACATGCTGTTTCCGAACCAGTTCGTGAATACGAAACTGCTCGTCGACGTAATCAGGGACGCGACCATCGTGCCGACGTCGGCGGTGCTGAACGGCTCCTCGGGTTCGTTCGTATATGTCGTGAAGGCGGACAACACGGTGACCGTGCGCAACGTGAAAACCGGCCCGGTCGATGGCGAGCGCACGAGCATCAAGTCGGGCCTGCAAGTGGGCGAGCGCGTGGTCATCGACGGTTCGGACCGCCTGAAGGAAGGCGCGAAGATCACGATTCCGGCGGAAAAGGCCAAGGGCGCTTCGGGCGCATCAGGCGCATCCGCCGCTTCCGCCGCCGCCCCGGCATCCGGTGCATCGGGCGCGCATCGCGGCGGGCGTCGACGCCAGCAACAGCAGCAGTAACGTTTAAGCATCGCGCATGAATCCCTCCCGCATTTTTATCCTGCGCCCGGTCGGCACGGCGCTTCTGATGGCGGCGATCATGCTGGTCGGCCTGGTCGCCTTGCGTTTTCTGCCGCTCTCCGCGCTGCCCGCCGTCGACTATCCGACCATTCAGGTGCAGACGTTCTACCCCGGCGCGTCGCCGGACGTGATGACATCGAGCGTCACCGCGCCGCTCGAAAAGCAGTTCGGGCAGATGGCGAGCCTGAACCAGATGTCGTCGCAGAGTTCGGCGGGGGCGTCGGTCATCACGCTGCAGTTCAGCCTCGACTTGCCGCTCGACATCGCCGAACAGGAAGTGCAGGCGGCGATCAACGCGGCGGGCAACCTGCTGCCATCCGACCTGCCCGCGCCGCCGATCTACGCGAAGGTGAACCCCGCCGACGCGCCGATCATGACGCTCGCGATCAGTTCGAAGACGCTGCCGCTCACGCAGGTGCAGGATCTGGCGGACACGCGCCTCGCGCAGAAGATTTCGCAGGTTGCGGGCGTGGGCCTCGTGTCGGTGAGCGGCGGAAACCGGCCGGCGGTGCGCATCCAGGCGAACACGCGCGCGCTCGCGTCGTATGGCCTCAATATCGACGACTTGCGCACCACGATTTCGAACCTCAACGTCAACACGCCGAAGGGCAATTTCGACGGCCCCACGCGCGCATACACCATCAACGCGAACGATCAGTTGACCGACGCGAGCGCATACAAGAGCGCGGTGGTCGCGTATCGCAACGGGCGGCCGGTCATGCTGACGGACGTGGCGACGATCGTGCAGGGACCGGAAAACACGAAGCTCGGCGCATGGGTCGATTCGACGCCCGCCATCATCCTCAACGTGCAGCGCCAGCCGGGCGCGAACGTGATCCAGGTGGTCGACGGCATCAAGAAACTGCTGCCGCAATTGCAGCAGGCGCTGCCGGCCGCGCTCGACGTGCGCGTCGTCACCGACCGCACCACGACCATTCGCGCGTCCGTGCGCGACGTGCAGTTCGAACTGGCGCTGTCCGTCGTGCTGGTCGTGATGGTCATCTATCTGTTCCTCGCGAACGTCTACGCAACCATCATCCCGAGCCTGTCGGTGCCGCTCTCGCTCGTCGGCACGCTCGCCGTGATGTACCTCTGCGGCTTCTCGCTCGACAATCTCTCGCTCATGGCGCTGACCATCGCAACAGGCTTCGTCGTCGACGACGCCATTGTGATGATCGAGAACATCGCGCGCTACGTGGAAGAAGGCGAATCGCCGCTCGAAGCCGCGCTGAAGGGCTCGCGGCAGATCGGTTTCACCATCATTTCGCTCACGGTCTCGCTCATCGCCGTGCTGATTCCGCTGCTCTTCATGGGCGATGTCGTCGGCCGGCTCTTTCATGAATTCGCGATCACGCTCGCCGTGACCATCGTGATTTCGGCGATCGTCTCGCTCACGCTCGTGCCGATGATGTGCGCGAAGCTGCTGCGCCACACGCCGCCGAAGGACAGCAAGCGTTTCGAGGCGCGCGCGCATCAGTTCATCGATTACGTGATCGGCCGTTACGCGGTGGCGCTCGAATGGGTGCTCGCGCGGCAGCACGCGACGCTGTTCGTCGCGGTGCTCACGCTCGTTCTGACCGGCGTGCTGTACGTGTTCATTCCGAAGGGCTTCTTTCCGACGCAGGACACGGGCGTGATTCAGGCCATCACGCAGGCGCCGCAAGCGGCGTCGTATCAGGCGGTCGCCGAGCAGCAACAGGCGCTCGCGCAAAAGATTCTGCAGGACCCGGACGTCGAGAGCCTGACGTCGTTCATCGGCGTGGACGGCACGAACATCACGCTCAATAGCGGGCGCATGCTCATCAACCTGAAGCCGCGCGACGACCGCAGCAATACATCGAGCGAAATCATCCGCACCATTCAGGACGAAGTGGCCGACATTCCCGGCATCAAGCTGTACATGCAGCCGGTGCAGGATTTGACGATCGACTCCACCGTCAGTCCGACGCAGTATCAGTTCATGCTGACGGACCCGAATCCGTCCGAGTTCGCGCAATGGGTGCCGAAGCTCGTGGACCGGCTGCAACATACGTCGATCCTGACCGATGTGGCCACGGACCTTCAGCAGAACGGGCAGTCCGTGTACGTGGAAATCGACCGCGAAACGGCGGCGCGCTTCGGCATCACGCCCGCGACCGTCGACAACGCGCTTTACGACGCCTTCGGCCAGCGCATCATCTCGACGATTTTCACGCAGTCGAACCAGTACCGCGTGATTCTCGAAGCCGAACCGTCCGACGCGCACTACAGCGAAACGCTCGACGGCATCTATCTGCCCTCTTCCACCGCGACGAACGGGCAAGTGCCGCTTTCGGCCATCGCCAAGTTCCACGAACGCGCGGCGCCGTTGCTCGTCACGCATCTCGGGCAGTTTCCGGCGACGACCGTGTCGTTCAATCTCGCGAAGGGCGCGTCGCTCGGCGCGGCGGTCAAGGCGATCGAAGCGGCGAAGAGTGAAATCGGCTTGCCCGCGTCGTTCCAAATTCGCTATCAGGGCGCGGCGCTCGCGTTCCAGGCGTCGCTTTCGAACGAACTGTTCCTGATTCTCGCGGCCATCGTCACGATGTACATCGTGCTCGGCGTGCTGTACGAGAGCTTCATCCATCCGATCACCATTCTGTCGACGCTGCCCTCGGCGGGCGTCGGCGCGCTGCTTTCGCTGATGATCACCGGGCACGATCTCGACATCATCGGGATCATCGGCATCGTGCTTTTGATCGGCATCGTGAAGAAGAATGCGATCATGATGATCGACTTCGCGCTCGAAGCCGAACGCGAGCAAGGCAAGTCGCCGCGCGACGCGATTTTTCAGGCGTGTCTCTTGCGCTTTCGCCCGATTCTGATGACGACGATGGCGGCCCTTCTCGGCGCGCTGCCGCTGATGCTCGGCTGGGGCGCGGGTTCGGAGTTGCGGCATCCGCTCGGCATCGCGATCGTCGGCGGTTTGATCGTCTCGCAGTTGCTCACGCTTTTCACGACGCCCGTGATCTATCTCGGCTTCGATTCGCTCGGCCGCCGGCTGCGCGCGCGCTTCGGCGGCGGCATGAACCCGGCGCATCCGGCGAGCGACGTGGAGTAAGCCATGAACCTGTCGCGCCTCTTCATCGCCCGGCCGGTTGCCACGACGCTGCTCGCCATCGGCATCGCGCTCGCGGGCATGTTCGCGTTCGTGCGGCTGCCGGTCGCGCCGCTGCCGCAAGTCGATTTCCCGACCATCTCCGTGCAGGCGCAGTTGCCCGGCGCGAGTCCCGAGACGGTCGCGACGAGCGTCGCGAGCCCGCTCGAACGGCATCTCGGCAGCATCGCGGATGTGAGCGAAATGACGTCGATGAGTTCGGTCGGCACCACGCGCATCACGCTGCAATTCGGCCTGAACCGCGACATCGACGGCGCCGCGCGCGATGTTCAAGCCGCGATCAACGCCGCCCGCGCGGACCTGCCGACCGCGCTGCGCAGCAACCCGACGTATCACAAGGTCAATCCCGCCGACGCGCCGATTCTCGTGCTCGCGCTTTCGTCGCCCACGCGCACGGCGGGCTCGCTCTACGATTCCGCCGCGACCGTGCTTCAGCAGACGCTTTCGACGGTGCCGGGCGTCGGCGAAGTCGATGTGAGCGGCTCCGCGAATCCGGCCGTGCGCGTGGAACTGGAGCCGGGCGCGCTCTTTCACTACGGGCTCGGGCTCGAAGACGTGCGCGCGGCGCTCGCGGCGGCGAACGCGAACAGTCCGAAGGGCGCGATCGAGTTCAAGGGCACGCATGTCCAGCTCTACACGAACGATCAGGCGAGCAAGGCGTCGCAATACAAGGATCTCGTCGTCGCGTACCGCAACGGCTCGGCGGTGAAGCTCTCGGATGTGGGCGAAGTGGCCGATTCGGTCGAAGACTTGCGCAACCTCGGTCTCATCAACAACAAGCGCGCGGTGCTCGTCATTCTGTATCGGCAGCCGGGCGCGAACATCATCGAGACGATCGACCGCGTGAAGGCGATGCTGCCGCAATTGCAGGCGGCGCTGCCCGCCGACGTGCAGATCACGCCGACCGCCGACCGCTCCACGACCATCCGCTCCTCGCTGCACGACACCGAACTCACGCTCGTGATCGCGGTGGCGCTCGTCGTGATGGTCGTGTTCCTCTTTCTGCGCAACTGGCGCGCGACGCTCATCCCGAGCGTCGCCGTGCCGATCTCGATCATCGGCACGTTCGCGGCCATGTATCTGCTCGGCTTTTCGCTCGACAATCTCTCGCTGATGGCGCTCACCATCGCGACGGGATTCGTCGTCGACGACGCCATCGTCGTGCTGGAGAACATCTCGCGGCATGTCGAAAAGGGCGTGCCGCGCATGCGGGCGGCGATCATCGGCGCGCGCGAAGTGGGCTTCACGGTGCTGTCGATCAGCGTGTCGCTCGTCGCCGTGTTCCTGCCTATTCTGCTCATGGGCGGCATCGTCGGGCGGCTTTTCCGCGAATTCGCGCTGACGCTCTCGCTGGCGATAGGCGTGTCGCTCGTCGTCTCGCTCACCGTCACGCCGATGATGTGCTCGCGCCTGCTCGAGGAATCGCACGAGAAGCGCGCGGAAGGACGCGTCGCGCGCTGGCTGGAGCGGCAATTCGAGCGCATGCAGCGCGGCTATGCGCGCACGCTCGGCTGGGCGCTCGCGCACCCGCGCACCATCTTGCTGATTCTGCTCGCGACCATCGGGCTCAATGTCTATCTGTACGTGATCGTGCCCAAGGGCTTTTTCCCGCAGCAGGACACGGGGCGCATCATCGGCGGGATTCAGGCGGACCAGAGCACGTCGTTTCAGGCGATGAAAACCAAGTTCGCCGAGATGATGCGCATCGTCGAGGCCGATCCCGCCGTCGACAGCGTCGCGGGTTTCACGGGCGGGCGCTCCACCAATTCCGGCTTCATGTTCATCTCGCTCAAGCCCAAGAGCGAGCGCAAGGTGTCGGCCGATGCGGTGATCAATCGCCTGCGCAGGCCGCTCGCCGACGTCGCCGGCGCGCGCACGTTCCTTCAGGCGGTGCAGGACATTCGCGTGGGCGGACGGCAGTCGAATGCGCAGTATCAGTTCACGCTGCTCTCCGATACCACGTCCGATCTGTACACATGGGGGCCGAAGATCACCGAGGCGCTGCAGCATCGACCCGAACTCACCGACGTCAATTCGGACCAGCAGCAAGGCGGCCTCGAAGCGATGGTCACGTTCGACCGCGCCACCGCCGCGCGCCTGAACATCAAGCCCGCGCAGATCGACAACACGCTCTACGACGCATTCGGCCAGCGGCAGGTCTCGACCATCTACAACCCGCTGTCGCAGTATCACGTCGTGATGGAAGTCGCGCCGAAGTACTGGCAGGACCCCGAGATGCTCAAGCAGATTTACATCAGCACATCGGGCGGCACGGCGAGCGGCTCGGCATCGACCAATTCGACGACGACATCGAGCGCGACCAGCACCGCGTCCACCACCGCCACCGGCTCGACCGGCGCGGGCGGCTCGTCCACCAGCACGGCGGACACCACGGCCGCGCTCGCGCTCGCGTCCGTGCGCAATTCCGCGACGAACGCGATCGCGGCGACCGGCAAGTCCGGATCGTCGTCGGGCGCGGCGGTATCGACGTCGAAGGAAACGATGGTGCCGCTGTCGGCCATCGCGAAGTTCGGACCGGGCAACACGCCGCTTTCGGTGAGCCACCAGAGCCAGTTCGTCGCATCGACGA from Caballeronia sp. Lep1P3 harbors:
- a CDS encoding efflux RND transporter permease subunit; translation: MNLSRLFIARPVATTLLAIGIALAGMFAFVRLPVAPLPQVDFPTISVQAQLPGASPETVATSVASPLERHLGSIADVSEMTSMSSVGTTRITLQFGLNRDIDGAARDVQAAINAARADLPTALRSNPTYHKVNPADAPILVLALSSPTRTAGSLYDSAATVLQQTLSTVPGVGEVDVSGSANPAVRVELEPGALFHYGLGLEDVRAALAAANANSPKGAIEFKGTHVQLYTNDQASKASQYKDLVVAYRNGSAVKLSDVGEVADSVEDLRNLGLINNKRAVLVILYRQPGANIIETIDRVKAMLPQLQAALPADVQITPTADRSTTIRSSLHDTELTLVIAVALVVMVVFLFLRNWRATLIPSVAVPISIIGTFAAMYLLGFSLDNLSLMALTIATGFVVDDAIVVLENISRHVEKGVPRMRAAIIGAREVGFTVLSISVSLVAVFLPILLMGGIVGRLFREFALTLSLAIGVSLVVSLTVTPMMCSRLLEESHEKRAEGRVARWLERQFERMQRGYARTLGWALAHPRTILLILLATIGLNVYLYVIVPKGFFPQQDTGRIIGGIQADQSTSFQAMKTKFAEMMRIVEADPAVDSVAGFTGGRSTNSGFMFISLKPKSERKVSADAVINRLRRPLADVAGARTFLQAVQDIRVGGRQSNAQYQFTLLSDTTSDLYTWGPKITEALQHRPELTDVNSDQQQGGLEAMVTFDRATAARLNIKPAQIDNTLYDAFGQRQVSTIYNPLSQYHVVMEVAPKYWQDPEMLKQIYISTSGGTASGSASTNSTTTSSATSTASTTATGSTGAGGSSTSTADTTAALALASVRNSATNAIAATGKSGSSSGAAVSTSKETMVPLSAIAKFGPGNTPLSVSHQSQFVASTISFNLPPGKSLSDATAAIYETMAELGVPQSIHGSFQGTAQAFQQSLNDQPLLILAALAAVYIVLGILYESYIHPITILSTLPSAGIGALLALLLFHTEFSIIALIAVILLIGIVKKNAIMMVDFAIDATRQGGKTSRDAIEEACLLRFRPIMMTTAAALLGALPLAFGTGEGSEMRAPLGIAIVGGLIVSQMLTLYTTPVVYLYMDRIRVRSEARRARRKGGARPAGAGQ